The nucleotide window ATTGTTCCGCGCTGAGCCGCTCTCTAAACCGCAACCTGCGTGTTCCATGAAAAAACAACAACACATCGCCATCCTGGGCGCTGGACCAGGCGGCTATGTAGCTGCGATCCGTGCCGCCCAATTGGGCGCGCGGGTGACGGTCATCGAGCGGGACGCGCTCGGGGGCGTCTGTCTCAACTGGGGATGCATTCCCAGTAAGGCGCTGCTCGCCGTTGTCGAGCTGGGCGACAAGGTCAAAAAGTCGGCGGAGGCTGGTCTCGTTATTGAAGGTACCGTCGGGTATGACCCAGTCCGCATGGTCGCTCGCAAAAATAAAGTGGTGGAGGGGCTGGTCAAGGGTATCGCCACGCTGTTCAAGAGCTGGAACATCGAACAGCTGGATGGTACGGGTGAATTGCTGGATGCCAAAACGCTTCGCGTCGTGAAACGCGATGGTACGGAGACAATTGTGCAGGCCGACGCCATTGTGATCGCCACCGGCTCCTCCTGGCCCAACCTGCCGCTATTTCCCATTGACGGCAAGCAGATCATTACGAGTAAGGAGGCGCTCGATCTGCAAGTCATTCCAGCCAGCCTGCTGATCGTCGGTGGCGGAGTGGAAGGCTGTGAGTTCGCGTCCTTATATAGTGGTCTGGGGACCAAGGTGACGCTGGTCGAAATGCTGCCGACCATCCTGCCGCTGGAGGACGAGGAAATTGCGTCGGTCATGGCGCGTGAGCTGAAGAAGCGCGGCGTGGAGCTATGCACCGGGACAACGGTCGAAAAGCTCGAGCGGCAGTCGAATTTGGCGCGTGCCACATTGAACAATGGAGTGATTGTCGAGGCGGCGCAAGTGCTTGTGTCGGTTGGGCGTGGATTCAATTCAAAAGGCATCGGCCTTGAGAAAGTAGGCGTGTTGGTGGGGTCCCGTGGGGAGATTCTGGTCAACGACTGCTTGGAAACCAACGTGCGCGGCATCTACGCCATCGGTGACGTGACGGGGAAGGCGATGCTCGCACATGTGGCATCTGCGCAGGGCAAGGTGGCTGTGCAGAATGTCCTCGGCCATCCGTCCAAAGTCAGCTACAATCTGGTCCCGGCCGGGATTTTCACGCTGCCGGAGATCGGACGGGTCGGGCTCACGGAGCGGCAGGCGCGAGAGAAGGTGCAGGCGGTCGGGCGCAACCCGCATGTGGACGTGAAGATCGGGCGGTTTCGGTACGCGGCGCTGGGCAAGGCGCAGGGCACGGGCGAAACGACTGGCCTATTTAAAATCATTGCCGACGGGATGACCAATACTCTTCTCGGTGTACATATCATCGGTGCCCATGCAGCCGATCTGGTCCACGAAGCGGCCATGGCCATGCACACCGGTGCGTCACCTGCGCAGGTGGCGGAGATGATCCATGCGCATCCGACGCTGGCTGAGGGGCTAATGGAAGCGGCGGAGGACGTGGAGGGGATGGCCATTCATCTGGCACGCAAGAAGGCGTAAGATGGCGCAGTCGCTTCTGAGTATCCTGGCCATGCTAGCCGGGCTAGGGGCCGTGGATGTCTGGAACGGCTGACCAGTGTGACGGGAAGAAATCGCATCGCCTGAACAGGCGAACGTAGAGGCGGCTCAGGTGCCTAGTTCTGCTCTAATTGAGGCTCTGCCGACCACGTTGGCGGGGTAGAACAAAAAGCTCGTTCTGAATCGCGCGACGACGGCTGAAGAGGAGACGTTGCCTAACGTTGGGCTGATACTGGCGCAGTGCATGGGTTGGGGGAGTAAGGCGTATGGCCGGTATCGGACAGTAGAAGAGTTGCGCGATGTGAAGGGCATCGGCAAGAAACGGATGGAGGAAATGCGACTATTGGGTACGGTGAAGGCGTGAGTGACCTGAACAAGCAAGTGGATTTGATCCTCCGTGGTGTCGTGGAGGTGATCCAGCAGAGCGAGTTGGAAGCCAAACTGGCCCGCTCGATCAAAGAAAAGCGACCGCTGCGGATTAAGGCCGGCTTTGATCCAACCGCGCCGGATCTCCATCTGGGGCATACGGTCCTGATCCATAAGCTTAAACACTTTCAAGATCTCGGCCATCAGGTGATTTTTCTGATCGGTGATTTCACCGGCATGATCGGCGATCCGACCGGTGTCGCTGAAACCCGAGTCGCGCTGACCAAGGAACAGGTGCTAAAGAACGCGAAGACCTACGAACGGCAGATTTTCAAGATTCTCGATCCGAAGAAAACACTTGTGGACTTCAATAGCCGCTGGATGGGCGCGATGAAAGTGGAGGAGCTGGTCCATCTTGCGGCGCATTACCGCGTGGCGCGCATGCTGGAGCGCGAGGACTTCCACAAGCGCTACCACGAACAGAAACCGATCAGCGTCCATGAGTTTCTCTATCCGTTGATCCAGGGCTACGACTCCGTGGAGTTGAAGGCGGATGTAGAGCTGGGCGGGACGGACCAGAAGTTTAATCTATTGGTTGGGCGCGATTTGCAGCGAGCGTATGGGCAGGAGGCGCAGGTAGTTATCACGATGCCGCTACTTGAGGGGACTGACGGCGTGCGAAAGATGAGCAAGAGCCTTGGAAACTATATCGCGCTTGAGGATAAACCGGAGGAGATGTTCGGCAAAATCATGTCCATTAGCGACACGCTCATGCACCGCTACTACGAGTTGCTGACGACAGAGGATCTAGGCCGCGTCACGACGCTGCATCCGATGGAATCCAAGCAGGCGCTGGCGGAGCAAATCGTCGTCCGCTATTACGGTGCGGAGGCGGGTCAGGCGGCGCGGGCGGTATTCCAACAAAAATTCCAGGAAAAGGAATTTCCAACTGAGCCGGATGCGCGGGTGGTGCTTACCAAGGTGGATCTCAAGGATGGGAAAATCGGCCTGGTGGATGTCATTGCTAGGACCGGATTAGTGCCGAGTAAGAGCGAAGCCCGCCGTTTAGTGGCGCAGGGTGGGGTCGAAGTCGACGGGGAGAAGCAGCAGGATGCCACTGCTACGCTGGTTCTGAAGGCCGGACACCAGTGCCGGCTCAAAGTTGGCCGTAGGAAGTTTGCTGTGGTGGAGTATCGTCCGTAAAGCTGTGAGCACTTCCAGAAATGCAGGAGCAAAACTAAAGGTTTGATCCGTTGCCTCAGTTTCGCTAAGGCGATATTAGGGCGATAGTAGACGCAAACGAGGGGTGGAGCGGGCGATGGGATTTGAACCCACGACAACTTGCTTGGGAAGCAAGGACTCTACCGCTGAGCTACGCCCGCCTCCGATTCCCTCAAAATGATCAACCTGCTGCATCGTATCGTCCGCCCTGTGGTAAGTCAAGAATGACCTCCCATAATCGTTGGATAATTACGAAAGGAACGCCCATGACACGTATGCAATATGCGGTTTTAGTGGCTGCCGCTATGGTTGCCGGTTTCCTCGGTAGTGCCCTTTCTGAGCGTCTGTTCGTCGTCAGTGTAGCCGTGGCACAGTCCAAGTCGAATAGCCTCACTGCTGAGGAGTTTCTGCTACTCGACAAGGCCGGCAAAGTTCGCGCAGGATTAGGCTTGGATGCGAATGGGGAAATCGGCTTGGTATTGACTAGCCGGGATGGCTCCAGGAAGCTCTATCTGTCTCCGGATGAATCTGCTGCCGTTAGACTAGTTGACCGAAACGGCAAGGTGCTCTGGGCGGCCCAGTAGGGAGGGGCCATGTCCATCAACTGGAAGGCCATCGTGCGGGATGTCTCCATTGTCTTTGGATTGGTGCTGGTGAGTAGCTTGACCACTTCAGTGATCGTCCAATCAATGGGAGGGGAAGTCACGCCGCTGGTCATCGGACTCTCCAATATTTTCTGGGGCACGGTGGGGTTTGTGATCAGCGGATGTCTGGTCGTAATCCAACGGTTCAAACATCTGTTTCTGGTGGCCATCGGGCTTTGGCTGGTGAGTTTTGTGAACGTCCTAGCGGAGATGACGCAGCCGACGGTCTGGGCGGCCGGCTTACTACTGATTCTGCTGATGATGGGGTTAGGCGGCAGCCTGTCGTACCTGTTCATGCCGTCGCCGAAACCCGAAGCGACTCCGCCGCCTACATGTGAAACATGAAGCGTATCGCCTAAAGCGATGACGAGATACGAATGATGCGGACTAGACGGCCTTTTGAACGAAACCCGAACGTAGGCAGCGGGTGCAGACCTTGATGCGTTTCGGGCTGCCGTTGATCAGCGCCTTGACGGTCTGCAAGTTGGGGTTGAACGTCCGCTTGGTTTTGTTGTTGGCATGACTGACGTTGTGCCCGGACTGATGCCGCTTGCTGCAAATCTCGCATGTGAACGCCACGATCGCACTCCTTCGCTGACTGAGGTTCTTGGTCCAAAAACGAGCGTATGCTAACATACGGCTTCCTTGCCTGACAAGCTTCTCACAGCGTCCTCGCCGCATGCCGACCATCTGCACGAGCTTGTGCAGCGCCTTGTCCGTCCAATTGAATTCGCCAGCCGCGACGCCTTTGCCCATCTGTCAACGGTGAAAAGCCTTGGCCCGTTCGTGTCGCATCAGGTGCTGGAGGCGCTGGTCGGTAATGTCTATCCGCCGCTAGTTGAGACCGGCTTGCTGGCGCTGCGCAGCCTCTTTGCTGATTTCGACACCGTGACTGATCCCGCTGAACGCCGCCGGCGAGTTGAGGAAGCCCAGGTCATTCTCACGCGGCTCAAGGCGCCGGATGTTTGGAGCCAACCGCCGCCTCCGGTCAAGGACAAAGTCGTCTGGGAGTTGCCGATCCAATATGTCAGGGGCGTGGGGCCCAAGCGTGCCGCGTTACTGGCAAAGCTGGGGATTCATACGGTCGAGGAAGCTATCTGGATGATCCCATGGCGGTACGAAGACCGGTCAAAGATGACGCCCATTGGGCAGGTGGCGCTGGGTGTGACAACGACGGTGTGCGGCACGGTGACGCGCGCGCGCCTCAATCGCATCCCGCGCCGCCGCCTGTCCATTCTGGAGGCGACGATTGAGGACGACACGGGCTCGCTGCAGGCGGTGTTTTTCAACCAGCCCTATCTGGAGAACGTCTTCAAAACCGGAACGCGGATCATGGCGAGCGGACGAGTGATGGCCGGTCGCAAGGGCTGGACGGACCTCCGCATAGAGGCACCCCAGTACGAGGTGCTGGATGACGAGGATGCGCCGCTACACGTGGGCCGGATCGTGCCTATCTACCATGAGACAAAGGGGCTGACGAGCCGCCAGGTCCGTGTACTCATGAAGGACCTGTTGGACCGCCATCTGGATGGACTGGTGGATGCATTGCCGGAAGCAGTGCGGAGGCGGCAACGGCTGTTGCCGGTCCGCGTCGCGTTGCGCGAAGCGCACTTTCCGCACTCGACCGGCGATCTGGACTTATTGAATCAAGGCTTCACGCCGGCGCATCGCCGGCTGGCCTTCGAGGAGTTGTTCTTGCTTCAGCTAGCGCTGGTGCTTCGACGTCGGTCGGTGCAGCAGGAAACCAAGCGTCTCCGGTTTCAGATGGACGCGCCGCTGGCCGCCCAGGTGCGCGCAGCGCTACCGTTCAAACTGACGCAGGCGCAGGAGCGCGTGTTCGCGGATATTCAGAAGGATATGGCATCCGCCCATCCGATGAACCGGCTAATTCAGGGCGACGTGGGATGCGGGAAAACTGTCGTGGCGCTACTGGCCATGACGACGGCCTGCGGGTCTGGCAGTCAGGCTGCGCTGATGGCGCCGACTGAAATCCTGGCGGAGCAACATTTCCGGACGCTTTCGCCGTGGCTGGATCCGCTTGGCATCAAAGTCGTATTGCTCACCAGCGGGGCAGCGCTGAAGACGCGGGCGGCTATTCGCAAACAGGTCGAGTCCGGTGATGCACAGATGGTCATCGGGACGCATGCGCTGATTCAAAAGCAAGTGAAATTTAATAAATTAGGGTTGGTGGTGATCGATGAGCAGCATAAGTTCGGAGTGTTGCAGCGCAAAATGCTTCAAGAAAAAGGTTACAATCCTGACGTGCTCGTGCTAACGGCCACCCCGATTCCACGGACCTTGGCCATGACGGCCTACGGCGACCTGGACGTGTCCATCATCGACGCACTGCCGCCTGGGCGCAAGCCGGTCCGCACGCGCGTGTTCACGGAGGCGGAACGCGGGCAGGCCTATGCATTTCTGCGTAGCGAGCTGCGGGCAGGTCGGCAAGGCTATGTGGTCTATCCACTAATCGAGGAATCTGAGAAAGTGGACTTGCGGGCGGCTATTGATGGGGCCGAGCGACTGCAGAAGTATTTTACAAAATCAGCTACAGTTGGCCTGTTGCACGGACGGATGAAAGCCGAGGAAAAAGAGCGTACCATGACGGCATTTAAAGCGGGTGACATCCAGGTGCTGGTGTCCACGACAGTGATTGAAGTGGGGGTGGACGTGCCGAATGCCACAGTGATACTGATCGAACATGCTGAGCGATTTGGACTGGCGCAGTTGCATCAGCTGCGCGGGCGGGTCGGGCGCAGCACGCAGCAAGCCTCATGCGGGCTGATGGCCGAATTGCCACAGAGCGATGAAGGCAGCAAGGCGCGGCGGCGGCTCGATGCACTGGTCCAGTCGAACGATGGATTTGTGATCGCGGAAGAAGACCTGCGTCTCCGTGGGCCGGGTGAGCTTTTGGGCGTACGGCAGTGGGGCGTACCGGAGTTTCGCGTAGCGAATCTGATCCGGGACTCGGCGTTGTTGGAACAGGCACGGCAGGAGGCTGTTGCGTTGGTGCAGGCGGATCCGCGCTTGAAGGCAGCTGACCACACTGCGGTGCGAGCAGCCATGTTGCGTAAGTGGGAGACCAAACTCTCGTTGGGAACGGTGAGCTAACCCGTGGGATTGGTGCAGCGGGTCAAGCACGACCTGAAAGCCGGCTGGGCCACGCTTCGCTATGAGGCCGCACGGGCAACCACGCGGGCGCTGGAGGAGTCGGAACTCCTCAGGCTGCGGCTCGATCTGCGCCGACTAGACGAGCGCGTTCGAGACCTCTGTGGCGATATCGGTGAGCGGGCGGTGGACCTGCACGAGCGTGGCGAGCCGGTGGATCGCGTGCTGGAAGATCGTGCAATCAATCATCTAGTGCAGCAGGTGTTGTCGCTTCGAGAGGAACGGGCAAAATTGCTGTCCGAGATGGAGGACATCCGCAGTGGCGAGTAGCGGGATGTTGCTCGCAGGAGTAGACATCGGCACGCTGACCTGCCGACTACTAATCAGCCGCGTGACGGTGGATGGTAAGCTGACGGAGGTCAAGGCGGACCGTCGCATTCTGCGTTTGGGCGAAGGCGTGGATCATGACCAAATGCTCCGTCCTGCCGCTATGGCGCGCGTGATCGAAACGCTGCAGGAGTGGCGAGCAGTCATCAATGCACATAAGGTGGACGCGCAGATTGCCGTAGCGACCAGCGCCGTTCGCAATGCCCGCAACCGCGACGAGTTTCTCAGACGGGTCAAACAGGAAGTCGGCTTCGAGGTTGATGTGATTAGTGGCGAGGAGGAAGCCCGCCGCACGATGCTAGGTATTCGCTCCGGACTGCCGGCCGGCGTGACGAATATTCTGGGGCTGGATATCGGAGGCGGAAGCACGGAGTTCATCCTTGATCGTGCTGGCAAACTGCCGGTCCTGCGTTCGATCGAAATTGGCGTGGTGCGGCTAACCGAACGGATGTTGCAACACGATCCGCTGACCGTAGATCAAATCCAGGCTGTTCGTGATCTGGTTTGCCAGGAAGCAAAACGGGCGATGGCTGCACTGGGGCCGCTTGGAGATGTCACGTTGGTAGGCACGGCCGGCAGCATCACTACGCTGGCCGCGATGGCGCAGAAACTCTCGATCTACGAGCCGATCCGCATTCACAATTACTGGCTCAAGCTGGTCACGATCAAAGAATTGGAGCGTGAAATTCTCGCTAAGACAATCGCGCAGCGGCGCAGCCTACCGGGGTTGGAACAAGGACGTGAGAAAGTTGTCGCAGCTGGTACGCTGATCCTAAGTGGCATCATGGAGGTGTTGGGTTTTGCCGAGGGCCTCGTGAGCGACGTCGGCCTGCGCGAAGGCGTCTTGATCGATTTGAGCCAACGCCGCTGCAAGGCGTGAAGAGATCGCTACTCGTCGGGGTGCGAAACTTTTCGGTTCGTTTTTATGTCCGCTCTGTGATGCTTAGCCTCTAGCATCTTTTCCTTCGCGCGTTTGCTCCGCTTCCGCTTCTGCCGTCTGATCTTCTCAATTGCTTGGCGGTGCTTGCTGGCTGCGCCAAGCACCAACTCCTCCATCTTTTCAGCTAGCCGTTTGCGCGCGAGGTAGCGGTTGAGTCCTTGTGAGCGTTCCTCCTGGCAGCGCACGGTCAGGCCGGAGGAACGGTGCGTCAGCATTACACAGGTGGACACCTTGTTAACGTGCTGACCGCCGGGTCCTCCAGAACGAAGGAACTGTTCATCCAGATCACGCTCGTGGATGCCGAGTTTCAGTAGGCGGCCTTGCAGAACCGCCCATTTATCGGGGCTGACGGGACCGTAGGGCATGACGGAATTTCTCCATCTAGCGTTGCGAGTACCAGCGGAACCCCTTGGTTTCCTGAAACGCCGTTTTCGGCGCCCCGCCAGGCTTTTCCAATAGCAACACTTTGAAGTCCCAGAGGCCGAACCAGGCCGGATCAATGATCTCGTGATAATGATACCCGGAGAGCCGGGCCAGCATGTCGCCCAGCGCCTGTGCTAATTCGTTCTCAGTATAGGCACGAATGGAAAAGGATTTCCCCTGCGCCTGACAGAAGCGCTGGATGGCGTAGGCGGCACCAGTGCAGAGGACTTTTGT belongs to Nitrospira sp. and includes:
- the recG gene encoding ATP-dependent DNA helicase RecG, which codes for MPDKLLTASSPHADHLHELVQRLVRPIEFASRDAFAHLSTVKSLGPFVSHQVLEALVGNVYPPLVETGLLALRSLFADFDTVTDPAERRRRVEEAQVILTRLKAPDVWSQPPPPVKDKVVWELPIQYVRGVGPKRAALLAKLGIHTVEEAIWMIPWRYEDRSKMTPIGQVALGVTTTVCGTVTRARLNRIPRRRLSILEATIEDDTGSLQAVFFNQPYLENVFKTGTRIMASGRVMAGRKGWTDLRIEAPQYEVLDDEDAPLHVGRIVPIYHETKGLTSRQVRVLMKDLLDRHLDGLVDALPEAVRRRQRLLPVRVALREAHFPHSTGDLDLLNQGFTPAHRRLAFEELFLLQLALVLRRRSVQQETKRLRFQMDAPLAAQVRAALPFKLTQAQERVFADIQKDMASAHPMNRLIQGDVGCGKTVVALLAMTTACGSGSQAALMAPTEILAEQHFRTLSPWLDPLGIKVVLLTSGAALKTRAAIRKQVESGDAQMVIGTHALIQKQVKFNKLGLVVIDEQHKFGVLQRKMLQEKGYNPDVLVLTATPIPRTLAMTAYGDLDVSIIDALPPGRKPVRTRVFTEAERGQAYAFLRSELRAGRQGYVVYPLIEESEKVDLRAAIDGAERLQKYFTKSATVGLLHGRMKAEEKERTMTAFKAGDIQVLVSTTVIEVGVDVPNATVILIEHAERFGLAQLHQLRGRVGRSTQQASCGLMAELPQSDEGSKARRRLDALVQSNDGFVIAEEDLRLRGPGELLGVRQWGVPEFRVANLIRDSALLEQARQEAVALVQADPRLKAADHTAVRAAMLRKWETKLSLGTVS
- a CDS encoding peptide chain release factor-like protein is translated as MPYGPVSPDKWAVLQGRLLKLGIHERDLDEQFLRSGGPGGQHVNKVSTCVMLTHRSSGLTVRCQEERSQGLNRYLARKRLAEKMEELVLGAASKHRQAIEKIRRQKRKRSKRAKEKMLEAKHHRADIKTNRKVSHPDE
- the rpmB gene encoding 50S ribosomal protein L28, giving the protein MAFTCEICSKRHQSGHNVSHANNKTKRTFNPNLQTVKALINGSPKRIKVCTRCLRSGFVQKAV
- a CDS encoding tyrosine--tRNA ligase; the protein is MSDLNKQVDLILRGVVEVIQQSELEAKLARSIKEKRPLRIKAGFDPTAPDLHLGHTVLIHKLKHFQDLGHQVIFLIGDFTGMIGDPTGVAETRVALTKEQVLKNAKTYERQIFKILDPKKTLVDFNSRWMGAMKVEELVHLAAHYRVARMLEREDFHKRYHEQKPISVHEFLYPLIQGYDSVELKADVELGGTDQKFNLLVGRDLQRAYGQEAQVVITMPLLEGTDGVRKMSKSLGNYIALEDKPEEMFGKIMSISDTLMHRYYELLTTEDLGRVTTLHPMESKQALAEQIVVRYYGAEAGQAARAVFQQKFQEKEFPTEPDARVVLTKVDLKDGKIGLVDVIARTGLVPSKSEARRLVAQGGVEVDGEKQQDATATLVLKAGHQCRLKVGRRKFAVVEYRP
- a CDS encoding Ppx/GppA family phosphatase, which produces MLLAGVDIGTLTCRLLISRVTVDGKLTEVKADRRILRLGEGVDHDQMLRPAAMARVIETLQEWRAVINAHKVDAQIAVATSAVRNARNRDEFLRRVKQEVGFEVDVISGEEEARRTMLGIRSGLPAGVTNILGLDIGGGSTEFILDRAGKLPVLRSIEIGVVRLTERMLQHDPLTVDQIQAVRDLVCQEAKRAMAALGPLGDVTLVGTAGSITTLAAMAQKLSIYEPIRIHNYWLKLVTIKELEREILAKTIAQRRSLPGLEQGREKVVAAGTLILSGIMEVLGFAEGLVSDVGLREGVLIDLSQRRCKA
- the lpdA gene encoding dihydrolipoyl dehydrogenase, with the translated sequence MKKQQHIAILGAGPGGYVAAIRAAQLGARVTVIERDALGGVCLNWGCIPSKALLAVVELGDKVKKSAEAGLVIEGTVGYDPVRMVARKNKVVEGLVKGIATLFKSWNIEQLDGTGELLDAKTLRVVKRDGTETIVQADAIVIATGSSWPNLPLFPIDGKQIITSKEALDLQVIPASLLIVGGGVEGCEFASLYSGLGTKVTLVEMLPTILPLEDEEIASVMARELKKRGVELCTGTTVEKLERQSNLARATLNNGVIVEAAQVLVSVGRGFNSKGIGLEKVGVLVGSRGEILVNDCLETNVRGIYAIGDVTGKAMLAHVASAQGKVAVQNVLGHPSKVSYNLVPAGIFTLPEIGRVGLTERQAREKVQAVGRNPHVDVKIGRFRYAALGKAQGTGETTGLFKIIADGMTNTLLGVHIIGAHAADLVHEAAMAMHTGASPAQVAEMIHAHPTLAEGLMEAAEDVEGMAIHLARKKA